Proteins found in one Corynebacterium canis genomic segment:
- a CDS encoding helix-turn-helix domain-containing protein, whose amino-acid sequence MVRPLSPNVRRLIVEFDPCAANGMSITEFCAVHGISRKTYYAIKKRFEQEGFGALHPRSSAPHKPATTYDEATVSMVLAMRERLGQFGWDNGPRSIWYALIDQPNVVQPIPSVSTIARILAAAGVVAKNPRKRPRSSIVRFERSCAMELWQLDAFSYRLATPAGTVITIYQLIDDATRFDVGTTYGTKPENGADALNCVVNAIRVYGVPRQLLSDNGGAFNQIRRGRITALHRFLAVKGCEAITGRADHPQTQGKNERSHQTLVKFLDAHKPSTEAKLKELLSEYREYYNNKRRHQALGGMTPKQAWDSIEHRPSSGEPITQEQLTAEIEKYRQARSSESPSAADGLDQDPAMLYIKPSSRPRFALAGYYINIPKRLTDKHYYVVHTDDEYALFDSVDGVMVLRIPLPLNVLGEPIGATVPLWKIIGAYLHEAPPWFLKRQQQWLQQHPTAAAELED is encoded by the coding sequence ATGGTTCGTCCTCTTTCGCCGAATGTGCGGCGTTTAATTGTTGAATTTGATCCGTGTGCCGCGAACGGCATGAGTATTACGGAGTTTTGTGCGGTTCATGGCATTAGCCGGAAAACGTATTATGCGATCAAAAAGCGTTTTGAGCAGGAAGGATTTGGGGCGCTGCATCCGCGGTCGAGTGCGCCGCATAAGCCTGCGACTACCTATGATGAGGCTACGGTGTCGATGGTGCTTGCGATGCGGGAGCGGCTTGGCCAATTTGGTTGGGATAATGGGCCGCGATCCATTTGGTATGCGTTGATTGATCAGCCGAATGTGGTGCAGCCGATTCCTTCGGTGTCGACGATTGCTCGGATTCTGGCTGCTGCGGGTGTGGTCGCGAAGAATCCCCGGAAGCGGCCTCGCTCATCGATAGTGCGCTTCGAGCGATCCTGTGCCATGGAGTTGTGGCAGCTGGATGCGTTTTCCTATCGGCTCGCTACTCCGGCGGGCACTGTGATCACGATTTACCAGCTCATCGATGATGCAACCCGATTTGATGTGGGTACTACGTATGGCACCAAGCCGGAAAATGGGGCAGATGCGTTGAACTGTGTAGTTAACGCGATCCGTGTCTATGGGGTACCGCGCCAATTGCTGAGCGATAATGGTGGCGCGTTTAATCAGATTCGCCGGGGCCGGATCACTGCGCTGCATCGGTTTCTTGCCGTCAAGGGTTGTGAGGCCATTACTGGCCGGGCGGATCATCCCCAAACCCAAGGCAAAAACGAACGCTCCCATCAAACCTTGGTGAAGTTCCTTGATGCGCACAAGCCCAGTACTGAGGCCAAATTGAAGGAATTGCTCAGTGAATACCGGGAGTACTACAACAACAAGCGGAGGCATCAAGCACTCGGGGGTATGACCCCGAAACAGGCCTGGGACAGCATCGAACACCGCCCTAGTAGCGGCGAGCCCATCACCCAGGAGCAATTGACTGCAGAGATTGAAAAATACCGGCAGGCCCGTTCGAGCGAGTCCCCCAGCGCTGCAGATGGCCTCGACCAGGATCCAGCAATGCTGTACATCAAACCCTCGTCCAGACCACGTTTCGCGCTCGCGGGGTACTACATCAATATCCCCAAACGGCTTACCGATAAGCACTACTACGTCGTTCACACCGACGATGAATACGCGCTATTCGATTCCGTCGACGGCGTCATGGTCCTGCGAATCCCACTGCCACTAAACGTGCTCGGCGAACCGATCGGCGCCACCGTACCCCTTTGGAAAATCATCGGCGCGTACCTCCACGAGGCCCCGCCGTGGTTTCTCAAACGACAGCAGCAATGGCTACAACAACACCCCACCGCCGCTGCTGAACTAGAGGATTAA
- a CDS encoding DUF3592 domain-containing protein, with protein sequence MIRRLHQLVLLLWIACLLGSVSMVAGAWLNDRTISADPGRALARVTAVGTPTTVDYQDEEGIFHSPQAGLLYPTGLGVGQRVWVTYAKSNPDLVKVEHRTWHLAVVPALSIAAVGSFIAIVLWALVSGLGTLRRPQ encoded by the coding sequence ATGATTCGACGTCTGCACCAATTGGTGCTGCTGCTGTGGATTGCGTGTCTGCTGGGGTCGGTAAGCATGGTTGCCGGGGCCTGGCTCAATGACCGCACCATCTCCGCCGACCCCGGGCGCGCACTCGCCCGCGTCACCGCCGTGGGCACCCCCACCACCGTGGACTACCAAGACGAAGAAGGCATTTTCCACTCGCCACAGGCGGGGCTGCTGTATCCCACAGGCTTAGGCGTGGGGCAGCGCGTGTGGGTCACCTACGCAAAAAGCAATCCTGACCTGGTAAAAGTGGAGCACCGAACGTGGCACCTCGCCGTCGTGCCCGCGCTGAGTATCGCGGCGGTGGGCAGCTTTATCGCCATCGTGTTGTGGGCGCTGGTGTCCGGGCTGGGCACGTTGCGGAGGCCGCAGTGA
- a CDS encoding AEC family transporter, giving the protein MFGVLLGYTIILSVIGVGYILARTSVIGPGNERLVLNRVSFYAATPALLFTVLAQAPPAEIFTPVLAVAACAAIITASVYIAISALLFRRPVADTAVGAASASYVNSNNIGLPVGIYVLGTGAYVPPILVLQMVVFTPIILAALSSGSVLKSTAKALFSPIVLASISGLCVSVFGWQVPEVVMEPLTILGGASLPMILMSFGASLHTSSGVHVRGQALVASALKVAGMPVAAWLVAHLFGLDAEHTYAAVILAALPTAQNVYNYAATHRVGEEIARDSVLVTTFAALPAMLVISLLLGV; this is encoded by the coding sequence ATGTTTGGCGTTCTCCTCGGCTATACGATCATCCTTTCAGTGATCGGAGTCGGCTATATTCTCGCCAGGACTTCCGTTATCGGCCCAGGTAATGAACGCTTGGTGCTGAACCGTGTGTCCTTCTACGCGGCGACCCCAGCCTTGCTGTTTACAGTGCTGGCGCAGGCGCCTCCCGCCGAGATTTTTACCCCAGTGTTGGCCGTTGCCGCGTGCGCCGCGATCATTACCGCCAGCGTGTACATTGCGATCAGTGCGTTGCTGTTTCGGCGGCCGGTGGCGGATACGGCGGTGGGCGCGGCGTCGGCAAGTTACGTAAATTCGAATAATATCGGGCTACCCGTGGGCATCTATGTGCTTGGGACGGGGGCGTATGTGCCGCCGATTCTGGTGCTGCAGATGGTGGTGTTTACCCCGATTATTCTGGCCGCGCTGAGTTCCGGGAGTGTGCTGAAGTCCACGGCAAAGGCGCTGTTTAGCCCGATTGTTCTAGCCTCCATTAGCGGGTTGTGCGTGAGTGTGTTCGGCTGGCAGGTGCCGGAGGTGGTTATGGAACCGCTGACCATCCTGGGCGGCGCGTCGCTCCCCATGATTTTGATGAGCTTTGGCGCTTCGCTGCACACGAGTTCCGGGGTGCATGTCCGTGGGCAGGCGTTGGTGGCGTCGGCGTTAAAGGTGGCGGGCATGCCGGTGGCAGCGTGGTTGGTCGCGCACCTATTCGGCCTCGATGCCGAACACACGTACGCTGCCGTGATTTTGGCGGCGTTGCCTACCGCGCAGAACGTGTATAACTACGCCGCTACGCACCGCGTCGGCGAGGAGATCGCACGCGATTCCGTATTGGTAACTACGTTTGCGGCGCTGCCCGCGATGTTGGTGATCAGCCTGCTTCTAGGGGTGTAA
- a CDS encoding alpha/beta fold hydrolase has translation MRRALKVVGVIVAVIVAAIACFFGWVVGTTNGYFERYVDRALAAGYTEHKYKVREGLTLNYAEHSNDKTPLLLIPGQGSTWEDYAPSLPLLADEFHVVVVDVHGHGKSTWNRDDYTARQIAADLTELGREVFKRKFVVAGHSSGGLLAAHMAATSPQDISALVIEDAPFFATEADRVPSTFVGQDLDLLEAFLNQSEEKDYVAYVLPDSYIGKMFGDAWKPLSDRVVAQRRENPDALPNIPWLGVTINRIWESLAHPYDKWWSHAFFISRTWHEGFDQEATLRRVQVPSLFLKANTKYGENGVLLAALSDKDVARVDELLADNRVVRVESGHDIHFEKPDWYVQQLTEFRDAIADAQ, from the coding sequence ATGCGTCGAGCGCTTAAGGTTGTAGGTGTAATAGTCGCCGTGATCGTCGCGGCGATCGCATGCTTTTTCGGTTGGGTGGTGGGGACCACAAATGGATACTTTGAGCGTTATGTGGACCGTGCCCTAGCCGCGGGCTATACCGAGCATAAATACAAGGTGCGCGAAGGGCTTACCCTCAATTACGCGGAACATTCCAATGACAAAACGCCGCTCTTGCTAATCCCAGGTCAGGGCTCTACGTGGGAGGATTACGCGCCGTCGTTACCCTTATTGGCGGATGAGTTTCACGTGGTTGTGGTCGACGTGCACGGGCATGGAAAGTCAACGTGGAATCGCGATGATTACACGGCGCGGCAGATTGCGGCGGATTTGACTGAGCTTGGCCGCGAGGTGTTCAAACGTAAGTTCGTGGTGGCGGGGCATTCGTCGGGCGGGCTGCTGGCGGCGCACATGGCCGCGACCTCCCCGCAGGACATCAGCGCACTCGTGATTGAAGACGCCCCCTTCTTCGCTACGGAGGCCGACCGAGTGCCCAGCACGTTCGTGGGCCAAGACCTTGATTTGCTGGAGGCGTTCCTCAATCAATCCGAAGAGAAAGACTACGTGGCTTACGTGCTGCCGGACTCGTACATCGGCAAAATGTTCGGTGACGCTTGGAAGCCGCTCTCGGATCGGGTGGTGGCGCAACGCCGCGAAAACCCCGATGCTCTGCCGAACATTCCGTGGCTGGGAGTGACGATAAACCGCATCTGGGAATCCCTAGCGCACCCCTATGATAAGTGGTGGTCACACGCGTTTTTCATTAGCCGTACCTGGCACGAAGGATTCGATCAGGAGGCCACATTGCGGCGTGTGCAGGTGCCGTCGCTATTCCTGAAAGCCAACACGAAATACGGAGAGAACGGCGTGCTCCTCGCCGCCCTCAGCGATAAAGACGTTGCACGAGTGGACGAATTGCTCGCGGATAATCGCGTGGTCCGCGTCGAAAGCGGACACGATATCCACTTTGAGAAGCCCGATTGGTACGTGCAGCAGCTAACGGAATTCCGCGACGCTATTGCTGATGCTCAATAA
- a CDS encoding 1,4-dihydroxy-2-naphthoyl-CoA synthase, which translates to MNSFRPELWTPVFDDLTDITYHRHIEEGIVRIAFDRPEVRNAFRPHTVDELYRALDHARCTPDVGTVLLTGNGPSKKDGGWAFCSGGDQRIRGRDGYQYASGETAETVDKARAGRLHILEVQRLIRTMPKVVIAVVNGWAAGGGHSLHVVCDLTIASAEFARFKQTDADVGSFDAGYGSAYLAKMVGQKFAREIFFLGRTYSAEEMHRMGAVNVVAPHASLEDEAIQMGREINAKSPTAQRMLKFAFNLTDDGLMGQQVFAGEATRLAYMTDEAVEGRNAFLEKRDPNWDAFPYYY; encoded by the coding sequence ATGAATTCTTTTCGGCCTGAACTCTGGACGCCCGTCTTCGACGACCTCACCGACATCACCTACCACCGGCACATCGAGGAAGGCATCGTGCGCATCGCCTTCGACCGGCCCGAGGTGCGCAATGCATTCCGCCCGCACACCGTGGACGAACTCTACCGCGCCTTGGACCACGCGCGCTGCACGCCGGACGTGGGGACGGTGCTGCTGACCGGCAATGGCCCCAGCAAAAAGGACGGGGGTTGGGCCTTCTGTTCGGGCGGTGACCAGCGGATTCGGGGGCGCGACGGGTACCAATACGCCTCCGGGGAGACCGCCGAAACCGTGGACAAGGCGCGCGCCGGAAGGCTGCATATTTTGGAGGTGCAGCGGCTGATCCGCACCATGCCCAAGGTGGTCATCGCGGTGGTAAACGGTTGGGCGGCCGGCGGCGGGCATTCGCTGCATGTGGTGTGCGACCTCACCATTGCCTCCGCGGAATTCGCACGCTTTAAGCAGACCGACGCCGACGTGGGGTCTTTCGACGCCGGGTACGGCTCCGCGTATTTAGCAAAGATGGTCGGCCAGAAATTCGCCCGGGAAATCTTCTTCCTGGGGCGCACGTATAGCGCCGAGGAAATGCATCGCATGGGTGCCGTAAACGTGGTGGCTCCGCACGCCAGTTTGGAGGACGAGGCGATTCAGATGGGCCGCGAGATCAATGCCAAATCCCCCACCGCGCAACGAATGCTGAAATTTGCCTTTAACCTCACCGATGATGGGCTTATGGGACAGCAAGTTTTTGCCGGGGAAGCGACTCGGTTAGCATATATGACCGATGAAGCCGTGGAGGGCAGGAATGCCTTCCTGGAAAAGCGCGATCCGAACTGGGATGCGTTCCCCTACTACTACTAG
- a CDS encoding o-succinylbenzoate synthase translates to MLEDVLARAHVVALPMRVRFRGVDTREAVLIEGPAGWGEFAPFPEYGPQECANWLRGALEAAYVGFPTPRRTHVPVNATVPAVTPEQVPEVLARFPGCTTVKVKVAEGDDAARVDAVRECLPEARIRVDANQGWTVEQAVAAARRFGELDYMEQPCQTVAELAEVRKHGIRVAADESIRRASDPYAVARAGAADVAVVKVAPLGGVKHVLEIASFMDSHGLAITVASALDTAVGMNAGLAAVAALEHVNPAGLATQQLFIEDVCEPRRIEGGMLSVAPQVPDPARLAELASPHKDLWLERLRQAWKYL, encoded by the coding sequence ATGCTTGAAGATGTCCTCGCCCGCGCCCACGTTGTTGCCTTGCCGATGCGGGTGCGTTTCCGCGGCGTCGATACGCGGGAGGCTGTGCTGATCGAGGGGCCGGCGGGCTGGGGCGAGTTCGCGCCATTCCCCGAATACGGCCCGCAAGAGTGTGCGAACTGGCTGCGCGGTGCCCTAGAGGCCGCCTACGTGGGCTTTCCGACGCCGCGCCGGACCCACGTCCCAGTCAACGCCACCGTCCCCGCCGTCACGCCCGAACAGGTGCCCGAAGTGCTCGCCCGTTTCCCTGGCTGCACCACCGTAAAAGTCAAGGTCGCCGAGGGTGACGACGCCGCGCGAGTCGACGCCGTGCGCGAATGTTTGCCCGAGGCGCGCATCCGCGTGGACGCCAACCAAGGATGGACTGTGGAACAGGCCGTGGCGGCCGCGCGGCGCTTCGGCGAATTGGACTATATGGAACAACCGTGCCAAACCGTTGCGGAGTTGGCGGAAGTGCGTAAACACGGGATTCGCGTGGCCGCGGACGAGTCCATCCGCCGCGCCTCGGATCCATATGCCGTCGCGCGCGCGGGTGCCGCCGATGTCGCCGTGGTCAAGGTGGCGCCGCTGGGTGGAGTGAAACATGTGTTAGAAATCGCATCTTTTATGGATTCGCACGGGTTGGCTATCACGGTGGCGTCGGCGCTGGATACCGCGGTGGGCATGAATGCCGGCCTTGCCGCGGTGGCCGCGCTGGAGCATGTGAACCCCGCTGGCCTGGCCACGCAGCAACTCTTCATTGAAGACGTGTGCGAACCCCGCCGTATCGAGGGCGGCATGCTTTCCGTGGCGCCGCAGGTGCCGGACCCCGCCAGGCTGGCCGAATTAGCCTCCCCTCATAAGGATTTGTGGCTTGAGCGCCTCCGCCAGGCGTGGAAGTATCTCTGA
- the menE gene encoding o-succinylbenzoate--CoA ligase, translated as MNTPEYRHLLRPITVPTADPTRILPHLVAAISGEETLLPLPPDPEQAQALATALRVGQPIAPEIALVVATSGSTGTPKGALLTPHNLVSSADATHQALGGEGQWLLALPGHHIAGIQVLVRALVAGVEPLALDVAKGFDVHRFASLAHQLADLGDRTYTSLVPLQLLKAMETLAGIEALRRFDAILVGGAPTTAKTKRQCEELGIRIVTTYGSSETAGGCVYDGRPIPGAKVRVSNGRVFLSGPMVAAGYRNHVPNVFVDGWYATQDSGVIADGKLQVTGRIDAVIDSGGLKLHPEVLEQAILSLDGVDMACVVGIPHPRLGQAIAAVYSGSRTPDQVVEGLEDLPRWQLPKHILQVTALPLAGPGKIDRRAVAKMF; from the coding sequence GTGAACACCCCGGAGTATAGGCACCTGCTTCGCCCTATCACAGTCCCCACCGCGGACCCCACGCGAATCCTCCCGCACCTGGTTGCGGCGATTTCCGGGGAGGAAACCTTGCTGCCGCTGCCGCCGGATCCGGAGCAGGCGCAGGCGTTGGCCACGGCGTTGCGCGTGGGGCAGCCGATCGCCCCGGAAATCGCACTGGTGGTCGCAACCTCGGGTTCCACGGGGACGCCGAAAGGCGCGCTGCTCACCCCGCACAATCTGGTGAGCTCGGCGGACGCCACACACCAGGCGCTCGGCGGGGAGGGCCAATGGTTGCTCGCCCTGCCGGGGCACCATATCGCCGGCATCCAGGTATTGGTGCGGGCGCTGGTGGCGGGCGTGGAGCCGTTGGCGCTGGACGTTGCCAAGGGGTTTGACGTACATAGGTTCGCATCGCTGGCGCATCAATTGGCGGACCTTGGCGACCGCACCTACACCTCCCTCGTCCCGCTGCAGCTGCTCAAGGCGATGGAGACGCTGGCGGGGATCGAGGCGCTACGCCGCTTTGACGCCATCCTTGTCGGCGGCGCCCCCACCACCGCCAAAACCAAACGTCAGTGCGAGGAGCTGGGCATTCGCATCGTGACCACCTACGGCTCCTCCGAAACCGCCGGCGGCTGCGTGTACGACGGCCGCCCCATCCCCGGCGCCAAAGTGCGCGTGTCCAACGGGCGGGTGTTCCTCTCGGGGCCGATGGTCGCGGCAGGCTATCGCAACCACGTTCCAAACGTTTTTGTCGACGGCTGGTACGCCACCCAAGACTCCGGCGTGATCGCCGATGGCAAATTGCAGGTTACCGGGCGTATCGACGCCGTGATCGACTCCGGCGGCCTGAAACTCCACCCCGAGGTGCTCGAACAGGCTATCTTGTCTCTGGACGGCGTGGACATGGCCTGCGTGGTAGGCATCCCGCACCCCCGCCTGGGCCAGGCCATTGCCGCCGTGTATAGCGGCAGCCGCACCCCGGACCAGGTAGTAGAGGGCCTTGAGGATCTCCCCCGCTGGCAATTGCCCAAGCATATCCTGCAGGTGACCGCCCTGCCGCTCGCCGGCCCCGGCAAGATCGACCGCCGCGCGGTAGCGAAGATGTTCTAA
- a CDS encoding glycosyltransferase family 4 protein, giving the protein MKVAIVAESFLPNINGVTNSVLRVLEYLREQGHEAIVIAPGARDFEEEIGDYLGFPITRVPTIMVPLIDSLPIGVPRPVVTQAIREFAPDVVHLASPFVLGGAGAFAARMLQIPTVAVYQTDVAGFASRYHLSPLAAASWEWTKTLHNMCTRTLAPSSAAIADLHEHGIERVYHWGRGVDAALFHPDKRSERLRREWSPRQVPIVGFVGRLAAEKGVHRLGVLAESDVQLVIIGDGPERPVLEEQLPGAIFMGALAGEELATAYASLDIFVHPGEHETFCQAVQEALASGVPAIAPRVGGPIDLIHSGVNGFLLPPERFEQELPAKVAQVTPAMRVAAREGVCDKTWSSICAQLIRHYEAVISEVADKARYPH; this is encoded by the coding sequence GTGAAAGTAGCCATCGTTGCGGAATCCTTCCTACCGAATATCAACGGCGTGACCAATTCCGTGCTGCGCGTGCTGGAATACCTGCGGGAGCAGGGGCACGAGGCGATTGTTATTGCCCCGGGGGCGCGAGACTTCGAGGAAGAAATAGGGGATTACCTGGGGTTTCCTATCACGCGTGTGCCTACGATCATGGTGCCGTTGATTGATTCGCTGCCTATCGGCGTGCCGCGGCCGGTGGTCACGCAGGCGATCCGGGAGTTCGCGCCGGATGTGGTGCACCTAGCCTCGCCGTTTGTGTTGGGCGGTGCGGGGGCGTTTGCCGCGCGCATGCTGCAGATTCCCACGGTGGCCGTGTACCAGACGGACGTTGCGGGGTTCGCCAGCCGCTACCACCTTTCCCCGCTCGCGGCGGCCAGCTGGGAATGGACAAAGACTTTGCACAATATGTGTACTCGGACGTTGGCGCCTTCCTCCGCCGCGATTGCGGACCTCCACGAGCACGGCATCGAACGCGTGTACCACTGGGGGAGGGGTGTCGACGCCGCGCTTTTCCACCCCGACAAGCGCAGCGAACGGTTGCGGCGCGAATGGTCGCCGCGGCAGGTTCCGATCGTGGGCTTCGTGGGCAGGCTCGCCGCCGAAAAGGGCGTGCACAGGTTGGGTGTGCTCGCGGAGTCCGATGTGCAATTAGTAATTATTGGCGATGGCCCGGAACGCCCTGTACTTGAGGAACAACTCCCCGGGGCGATTTTTATGGGCGCCCTCGCCGGGGAGGAACTCGCCACGGCCTACGCCAGCCTCGATATATTCGTACATCCGGGCGAACACGAGACCTTTTGCCAGGCGGTGCAGGAGGCGTTGGCCTCCGGCGTTCCGGCGATCGCGCCGCGGGTGGGCGGGCCCATCGACCTGATCCATTCCGGCGTGAACGGCTTTTTGCTCCCCCCGGAGCGTTTCGAACAAGAGTTGCCCGCCAAGGTGGCTCAGGTGACGCCGGCCATGCGGGTAGCGGCGCGGGAGGGTGTGTGCGATAAGACCTGGTCGAGCATTTGTGCGCAGCTGATTCGGCACTATGAGGCGGTGATTTCGGAGGTCGCGGATAAAGCCAGGTACCCTCATTGA
- the menD gene encoding 2-succinyl-5-enolpyruvyl-6-hydroxy-3-cyclohexene-1-carboxylic-acid synthase, which yields MTATIAAAVAAELAAVCTDIVVCPGSRNAPLLLALRRRRDIRIHVRIDERSAAFLALGFARAQGRPVAVVMTSGTAVAHCLPAMIEAHHSNIPLLVVSADRPSRLVGTGASQTIDQLDIFGKFARTFNIEGAENGETRQAIDAAPAHLNVALDTPLAVVAEPLETRRREARASRSDYGEVQLDLTRRTLVIAGDGAWPIEELADVPTIAEPSAPAPFVPVHPLAAGILARTQVSAEGYVVETKPEQIVVVGHPTLHRGVLKLMSDPEVDLMVLTRTTPTDPARKAVQVGSRVRVTGKQPPAWLKLCSAASEVAIAQVREVLEKYSMTGLHVAAAVADTLGVGDVLVVGASNPVRDLSLVGLPFDGVECYAQRGVAGIDGMIAQSVGIALAKQQQHPDELRPPRVVSLMGDLTFLHDAGSLLIGPLETRPENLTIVVANDNGGGIFELLEIGAPEFRGDFERLFGTPHDANVEKLCAGYGVPHVKVSSVAELLTALLDTVEVTPGVRVIEASTGRDNRREMHLELKL from the coding sequence ATGACTGCCACGATCGCCGCAGCGGTAGCTGCCGAGCTCGCCGCCGTGTGTACGGATATTGTTGTGTGCCCGGGCTCCCGGAACGCGCCGCTGCTATTGGCCTTACGCAGACGAAGAGACATCCGTATCCACGTTCGTATAGACGAGCGATCCGCCGCATTTCTGGCCCTGGGTTTCGCGCGCGCCCAGGGGCGGCCCGTAGCCGTCGTCATGACCTCCGGGACGGCCGTGGCGCATTGTTTGCCCGCCATGATCGAGGCGCACCATTCGAACATCCCTTTGTTGGTGGTGAGCGCGGACCGTCCGTCGCGGCTCGTGGGCACGGGTGCTAGCCAGACCATCGACCAGCTGGATATTTTCGGCAAGTTCGCCCGTACGTTCAATATTGAGGGCGCCGAGAACGGGGAAACCAGGCAGGCGATCGATGCGGCGCCAGCGCATCTCAATGTGGCGTTGGATACCCCGCTCGCCGTGGTGGCGGAGCCGCTGGAAACGCGGCGTCGGGAGGCGCGGGCTTCGAGAAGTGACTACGGCGAGGTGCAGCTCGACCTTACCCGGCGCACCCTTGTTATTGCAGGTGACGGGGCGTGGCCGATTGAAGAGCTTGCCGACGTCCCGACCATCGCCGAGCCCAGCGCACCCGCGCCGTTCGTGCCCGTGCACCCCCTCGCGGCCGGGATTCTCGCGCGCACCCAGGTGAGCGCGGAAGGCTATGTGGTGGAGACGAAACCGGAGCAAATCGTGGTGGTGGGGCACCCCACGCTGCACCGCGGGGTATTGAAACTGATGTCCGATCCCGAGGTGGATCTGATGGTGCTGACGCGCACTACGCCGACAGATCCGGCACGGAAAGCGGTGCAGGTGGGATCGCGGGTGCGTGTGACCGGCAAGCAACCCCCGGCATGGTTGAAGCTATGTTCGGCCGCCTCGGAAGTGGCGATCGCACAGGTCCGCGAAGTATTGGAAAAGTATTCGATGACCGGGCTGCACGTCGCGGCGGCGGTGGCGGACACCCTGGGCGTGGGGGATGTCCTAGTGGTGGGGGCCTCCAACCCGGTGCGCGACCTGAGCCTGGTGGGGCTGCCTTTTGACGGCGTGGAATGCTATGCCCAGCGGGGCGTGGCCGGGATCGACGGCATGATCGCGCAATCCGTGGGCATCGCGCTGGCCAAGCAGCAACAGCACCCAGACGAATTGCGGCCGCCGCGCGTGGTTTCGCTCATGGGGGACCTGACATTTCTGCACGATGCGGGCTCGCTGCTGATCGGGCCGCTGGAGACGCGGCCGGAAAACCTGACCATCGTGGTGGCCAATGACAATGGCGGCGGTATTTTCGAACTCTTGGAAATCGGTGCGCCCGAATTTCGCGGGGACTTCGAGCGTTTGTTCGGAACGCCGCATGACGCGAACGTCGAGAAGCTTTGTGCCGGTTACGGTGTGCCGCATGTGAAGGTATCTTCGGTAGCGGAGTTGCTTACGGCACTCTTAGATACCGTAGAGGTAACCCCCGGCGTTCGCGTCATCGAGGCGAGCACCGGGCGAGACAACCGCCGCGAGATGCACCTGGAATTGAAACTATGA
- a CDS encoding demethylmenaquinone methyltransferase — translation MAKANLEKHPDEVARMFDDVGAKYDLTNAILSLGQDRMWRRRTRERLALRPGERVLDLAAGTAVSTVELSKSGAWVVACDFSQGMLAAGHDRHVPKVVGDGMRLPFRDGLFDAVTISFGLRNLQDPQVGLRELARVTRPGGRLTVAEFSTPVVPVFGRLYKEYLMRGLPAVARMVSSNPEAYEYLADSIRAWPDQEELARLINRSGWADCGWQNLTLGITALHSAIKPE, via the coding sequence GTGGCTAAGGCAAACCTGGAGAAACACCCCGACGAGGTCGCCCGCATGTTTGACGACGTCGGGGCCAAATACGACCTCACCAACGCAATCCTCTCCCTCGGGCAGGACCGCATGTGGCGCCGTCGCACCCGCGAACGCCTCGCCCTCCGCCCCGGCGAACGTGTACTCGATCTAGCCGCCGGTACCGCCGTGTCCACCGTAGAGCTCAGCAAATCCGGCGCGTGGGTGGTCGCCTGCGATTTCTCCCAGGGCATGCTCGCCGCCGGGCACGACCGCCACGTGCCTAAGGTAGTTGGGGACGGCATGCGTCTGCCCTTCCGCGATGGGCTTTTCGACGCCGTGACCATCAGCTTTGGGCTGCGCAACCTGCAGGACCCACAAGTTGGCCTCCGTGAGTTGGCCCGAGTCACCCGTCCCGGCGGACGTCTTACCGTCGCCGAATTCTCCACCCCGGTGGTCCCCGTTTTTGGGCGACTCTACAAGGAATACCTTATGCGCGGGCTGCCCGCCGTGGCCCGCATGGTCTCCTCCAACCCCGAAGCTTACGAATATTTGGCCGATTCCATCCGCGCGTGGCCGGACCAGGAAGAGCTGGCCCGGTTGATCAACCGATCCGGGTGGGCCGATTGCGGCTGGCAAAACCTTACCTTAGGTATCACGGCCTTGCATTCCGCAATCAAGCCTGAGTAG